The genomic DNA GTATAATTTTCATATTAAGGTCGATATAATAACCCGAATCTCTGATGGGTATATATGCGTAAAAAAATAAGAGCTACAAATGCTTGGTCTTCGTGTGTCGCTATCGGGCGGAGTGCTGCGGCCTGCATGGCATGGACAAGACAGAGCGGTTTTCTAAGCTCCGATACGTCAGAGTGCTCTCCGACGCCAAACGTTGCACTGTGCCGCTTTGCAGCAGGTGGAGCAGACGAGCTATGATGCGGCTTCGCGTCCCGTGTGCCGGGCGGTGCGGATGAACCCGGCGGTGTTTGGCGCGCTGCCTGATGCGTGCAGTCTGTCGAGTCCGGGGTCTTCGGGTTTCGATCGGGTGACGAAGAGCGGCTAT from Gammaproteobacteria bacterium includes the following:
- a CDS encoding RHS repeat-associated core domain-containing protein — encoded protein: MHCAALQQVEQTSYDAASRPVCRAVRMNPAVFGALPDACSLSSPGSSGFDRVTKSGYDAAGQLVSVRAAVGLSSEQVSATLTWTANGLVKTVKDAKGNLTTFEYDGFDRLI